The Pseudomonas sp. B21-023 genomic interval GTCCATCTCCCGTGACCTGGCCCACCTGCTTGGCGGACAGATCAATGTCGACAGCAGCCCGGGGCAGGGCAGCGTGTTCAGCCTGATCCTGCCCGAGCACTTCGAGCCCTCCGCGCAGCAGGTCGAGGTGCACAGCCTTCGCCCGGCGGTCGACGAACTGCCGCCGCCACCGCCAGTGCCGACACCCGTGCGCAGCGAGCGTCCGACCCCGGCCTTTGCCGATGACCGCGAGAGGGCGCCGTTCGGCAACCGCTGCATCCTGGTGATCGAGGACGAGCCGAATTTCGCCCGCATTCTCTTCGACCTGGCCCACGAGCTGGGTTACAGCTGCCTGGTTGCCCATGCCGCCGACGAGGGCTTCGAGCTGGCCGCCCAGTACTTGCCCGACGCTATCCTGCTGGACATGCGCCTGCCTGACCATTCCGGGCTCACCGTGCTGCAGCGCCTGAAGGAGCAGGCTAGTACCCGGCACATTCCGGTGCATATCATTTCGGTCGAGGACCGGGTCGAGGCTGCCATGCACATGGGTGCGGTGGGCTACGCGGTCAAGCCCACCAGCCGCGAGGAACTCAAGGCAGTGTTCGGTCGTCTGGAGGCCAAGCTCACGCAGAAGCTCAAGCATATCCTGCTGGTGGAGGACGACGACCTGCAGCGCGAGAGCATCGCCCGCCTGATCGGCGACGACGATATCCAGATCACTGCCGTAGCCATGGCCCAGGACGCCCTGGCGCTGCTGCGCGAGAACATCTACGACTGCATGATCATCGACCTCAAGCTGCCCGACATGCTCGGCAATGAGCTGCTCAAGCGCATGACTGCCGAAGACATTCGCAGCTTCCCGCCGGTGATCGTCTACACCGGGCGCAACCTCACCCGCGAGGAGGAGGCCGACCTGCTCAAGTATTCGCGTTCGATCATCATCAAGGGCGCGCGTTCGCCCGAGCGCTTGCTCGACGAGGTGACGCTGTTCCTGCACAAGGTCGAGTCGCAGCTGTCCAACGAACGCCAGCGCATGCTCAAGACCGCCCGCAGCCGCGACAAGGTGTTCGAGGGGCGCAAGATCCTGCTGGTGGACGATGACGTGCGCAATATCTTCGCCCTGACCAGCGCCCTGGAACACAAGGGCGCCATCGTCGAGATCGGGCGCAACGGGCGTGAGGCCATAGAATGCCTGGAAGCCAACGACGACATCGACCTGGTGCTGATGGACGTGATGATGCCGGAAATGGACGGCTACGAGGCGACCCGGCTGATCCGCCAGCAACCGCGCTGGCGCAAGCTGCCGATCATCGCCGTGACCGCCAAGGCGATGAAGGACGACCAGCAGCGTTGCCTGCAGGCTGGGGCCAACGACTACCTGGCCAAACCGATCGAGCTGGACCGCCTGTTCTCGCTGATCCGGGTCTGGCTGCCGCAATTGGAGCGAATCTGAAATCTTGACCAGTGAACGCAATACAGATATCGAGATCCGGCTGCTGATCGAGGCGATCTACCTCAAGTACAGCTACGATTTTCGCGATTACTCCGGCGCCTCGATCAAGCGCCGGATCCTCCATGCCGTGCGCCAGTTCGACTGCCGCACGGTATCGTCGTTGCAGGAGCGGGTGCTGCACGACCCGGGCATGTTCCTCGAGCTGCTGCAGTACCTGACGATCCCGGTCAGCGAGATGTTCCGCGACCCCGGGCACTTCCTGGCACTGCGCAACGAAGTGGTGCCGCTGCTGCGCACCTGGCCGTCGCTGAAGATCTGGATCGCCGGTTGCAGCACCGGCGAGGAGGTGTACTCCATGGCCATCCTGCTGCGCGAGGAAGGCCTGCTCGAGCGCACCATCCTCTATGCCACCGACATCAATCCACACTCGTTGGAGCGGGCCAAGCAGGGCATCTACTCGATGCAGAGCATGCGTGAGTACGAAGAGAACTACCGCAAGGCCGGAGGCCGGCGCGACTTTTCCGAGTACTACACCAGCGCCTATGGCAACGCCATCATGGACGCCAGCCTGCGTGACAACGTGACCTTCGCCGATCACAGCCTGGCCACTGACAGCGTGTTCTCCGAGACGCAACTGGTGTCGTGCCGCAATGTGTTGATCTACTTCAACAAGGGCCTGCAGGACCGTGCCCTGGGGCTGTTCCACGAGTCGCTGTGCCACCGCGGTTTCCTGGTGCTGGGCAGCAAGGAGTCGGTGGACTTCTCGGCCTACGGCGAGCGTTTCGAGCCGTTGGTGCGGCCCGAGCGGATCTACCGCAAGACATGAACAGCGTGCGTGCGATTGTCATTGGCGCCTCGGCGGGTGGCGTGTCGGCACTGTTCAGCGTGCTCGGCGCGCTGCCCGACGATTTTGCCATCCCGGTGTTGTGCGTGCTGCACCTGCCCGATGATCGCCACAGCCAGCTGGCCGAGGTGCTGCAACGCCGCCTGCGCCGCCCGGTTCGCGAGGCCTTCGACAAGGCGCGGATAGAGCCGGGGCTGATCTATGTGGCGGGGCCGGGCTATCACCTGTCGGTGGAGCGTGATTGCACCTTGTCGTTGAGCCAGGAGGAACCGGTGCATTTCTCGCGACCGGCCATTGATTTTCTTTTCGAGTCGGCCGCCGACGCCTATGGCCCGGAGCTGCTCGGCGTATTGCTCACCGGGGCCAATGAAGACGGTGCCCGAGGGCTTTTGCACATCAGACAAAGCGGTGGCCGGACGGTCGTCCAGGACCCCCGCGAAGCACAGGTCGCGTTGATGCCGGAGGCCGCCCTGGCCCTGCACGACCCGGACCATATTCTTTCCCTGAGCGGTATCGGGCAGTTGCTCGCTACCCTGGAACCCAGCGCATGCTAAGCCACATCACCGCGAAACTGCTGATCGTCGACGACCTGCCGGAAAACCTGCTGGCTCTGGACGCCCTGCTCCACGGCGATGACCGCGAGGTGTACCAGGCCCAGTCCGCCGACGAGGCGTTGTCGCTCCTGCTCGAGCACGAGTTCGCCCTGGCCATTCTCGATGTGCAGATGCCGGGCATGAACGGTTTCGAGCTGGCCGAGCTGATGCGCGGCATGGAGAAGACCCGCAACATCCCCATCGTCTTCGTCAGCGCCGCCGGGCGCGAGATGAACTATGCCTTCAAGGGTTACGAGAGCGGGGCGGTGGATTTCTTGCACAAACCACTGGAAACCCTGGCGGTGAAGAGCAAGGTGTCGGTGTTTGTCGACCTGTTCCGTCAGCGCAAGGCGCTGGACCGTCAGTTGCAGGCCTTGGAGCAGGGCCGCCAGGAGCAGGAACTGTTGCTCAACCAGTTGCAGCTGGCCCGTGGCGAGCTGGAGCGGGCGGTGCGCATGCGCGACGACTTCATGTCGATCGTCTCCCATGAGGTGCGTACGCCACTCAACGGGCTGATCCTGGAAACCCAGTTGCGCCGCATGCACCTGTCCCGCGGCAACCTCGCGGCGTTCAGCGAGGACAAGCTCAAGGCCATGGTCGAGCGCGACGAGCGTCAGATCAACAGCCTGATCCGCCTGGTCGAGGACATGCTCGATGTCTCGCGGATTCGCACCGGCAAGCTGTCGATCCGGCCGCGCGCCTTCGACCTTGGCCAGCTGGTACGCGGGCTGGTGGAGAACTTCGCCGCCCAGGCCAGCGCGGTGGATACCGTCATCGAGCTGCAGCGTTGCGATGCCTTGCAGGGCGAGTGGGACGAATTCCGGATTGAACAGGTGGTGGCCAACCTGTTGTCCAACGCCTTGCGCTACGGCAATCGCAAGCCTGTGCAGGTGCGGGTGTTCGAAGAGGATGCCATGGCCTGCGTGCAGGTGCAGGACCAGGGTATCGGCATCGATGCGCAGAACCAGCAGCGGATCTTCCAGCAGTTCGAGCGTGTCGCCGCGCAGCAGGCCAGTGGCGGCCTGGGCCTGGGGCTGTACATTTCCGAGCAGATCATCCTCGCCCATGGCGGGCGGATCCAGGTCCACAGCCAGGTTGGAGCAGGGTCGACGTTCACCGTCCAGCTGCCGCTATCGGTGTTGCCGCACGCCTGTGACCAGACCCGGGCAACCTCTGCGTAAAGCTGCGGTCTGATAGCCAACCTATTGAATTCGAAGGCGTTGTCATGAGTGAAGATGCACAAGACGTGGTACTGGTGGTCGAGGACGAGTCGGCGATCCGCATGATCCTGCGCGATTACCTGGCAGGCGAGGGCTACCACGTGCTGGTGGCCGAGGATGGCGAGCAGGCGTTCGCGATCCTGGCCAGCAAGCCGCACCTGGACCTGATGGTCACCGATTTCCGCCTGCCGGGCGGGATTTCCGGGGTGGAGATCGCCGAGCCTGCCGTGAAACTGCGGCCTGACCTGAAGGTGATCTTCATCAGCGGCTACCCGGCGGAGATTCTCGAGTCCGGCAGCCCGATCGCGCGCAAGGCGCCGATCCTGGCCAAGCCGTTCGACCTGGATACCCTGCACGAGCAGATCCAGGCGTTGCTGCGCTAGCTGCGAGCACGTGGCCGGTTAAAGTGGGAGCGGGCTTGCCCCGCGATGGCGCGCATGCAGGATGGCACCGGCGGGGCCGGTGATCGCGGGGCAAGCCCGCTCCCACGCAGCCCTGTGGAGCCTGCGACGAGGCTTACCCGATCTGCGTACGCAGCAAAGCCATGGCCCGGTCAACCTGCTGTTCGTCGTTGAGCAGGCTCGGTGCGAAGCGGATCACCGGTCCTGCGTCGCGATCCACGGCATCGACCATGACCTTGTTGGCGTTCAGGTAGGCGGCGACGGCATCGGGATCGCGATCCTTGATGCGGAAGAAGGTGAAGCCTGCGGAGAACTCGCGGCTGGCCGGAGTTACCAGCTCCACGGCGCGGTGTTCGGCGAGCCGCGCTTTGAGGTAGTCGTTGAGCTGGTGGATACGCGCCTGGACATCGGCCTTGCCCAGCTCCAGGTGCAGCTTGAAGGCCTCGCCCAGCGCCCAGCGGTGCTCAAAGGCGTGGTACCCGCCCGGGGTCATGATGGTGCCAAAGTCCTCGTTGCGCGAAAAGGTGGCGAAGGTCGGTGTCAGGTGCTGCATCTTCTCGGACGCCGCGCAGATGATCCCGGTCCCGCGTGGGCCGAACATCCACTTGTGGGTGCCGGCGATGAAGTAGTCGCAGTTGAAGTCGGCGAAGCGGGCGTTTTCCACGCCGAAGCCATGCACGCCATCGACCACGTAGACAATGCGCTCGGCCTCGTCGCGGTTGCGGTTGTGCTGGCGCACCAGCTCGCCGATAGCGCCCACCGGCAGCTTGACGCCGCTGCCCGAATGCACCCAGGTCATGCCCAGCACCCGGGTTTCAGGGCGAATGCTGCGGTCGATCACGCTCAGCACCCGGTCGGTGGACACGTCGCCCGGTTTGTCGAACAGGCGCAGCTTGCGCACCTGGGTGCCATGCTGGCGCTGACGGAAGGCCAGGCAGTTGTGGGTCGAGTAGTGCTCGTGCTCGGTGGTCAGGATCTCCTGGTGCGACGCCACGTGCAGGCCGCCATAGATCATGCCCAGGCCCTCGGTGGTGCTGCCGGTAAGGGCGACCTGTCGGGGACGCACGTCCAGATAGCGGCCTGCCCACTCGCGGACCTCATCCTCGCGCTGCCATTCGTACTGGCTCTCCCAGTCCATGCACACCGCAGGGTTGTGGTCGAGGGTGGCGCGGTGGCGGTTGATCGCATCCTGTACCGGCCGCGGGTGGGCGGTGATCAGGAAGTTGGCGAAGTGCGCGACATCCGGCGCCAGGGGGAACAGTTGGCGCAACTGACGCCATTTGTCCGGGCCCTGCAATGACGCCGGGGTGGCGGTGGCGGCCAGGGCGCTTGGCAGCAACGGCAGGCTGGCCGCCAGGGCGGCGGCCTGCTTGAGGAAGGCGCGCCGATCAGTCATGGCGGGTTTCCTGGGCGGTATTGGCGAGCTGGGCCACGGGGTTGGCGGCTTTCTGCACCTGCCCCCAGACGCGCAGGAAGTTGCCTGCCCAGAGCTTGGCAATATCGGTTTCGGAATAGCCACGGGTCAGCAGTTCGGCGGTCACGTTGCGGATCTCGCCGACGTTCATGAAGCCAGTAACGCCGCCGCCATCGTTGAAGTCGGAGCTGATACCGACGTGGTCGATGCCCATCTTCTTCACGGCGTAGTCGATGGCGTCGACATACTCCTTGAGGCCGGCGCGAGGCTCCTCGTCGACGATGGCGTACAGGCTGCTGGCGTATTCGCCGAAGCGCGCCTCCGGCCAGATGGCGATGATCGGGTCGCCCGGCATCAGTGCGTTGGTCAGGCCTTGCAATGGCTGCAGGTCGAAGCGTGCGCGCAGGGCTTCGAGTTTTTCCAGGGTCGGCTTGCTCAGGGGCTTGAGGTAAGTGGTGAAGGCCACCACCTGAAGCACGCCGCCGCTGTCCTTGATCAGTTGCATTTCTTTGTCGGACAGGTTGCGCGGAATGTCCACCAGCGCCCGTGGTGCCGAATGCGAGGCCACGAACGGCGCGCGGCTCAGGCGGGCGACATCTTCCAGGGCCAGGGTGGACATCTGCGACACATCGATGATCACGCCCAGGTCGTTGAGCCGCTTGACCGCCTGCTCGCCCAGTGGCGAGAGGCCGCCGAAGGCGTCGGGGGTGTCGTTGAAGAATGGCAGTGGCCGTGAGGAATCGGCCCAGGCGTTGTTGCCGGTGTAGCTGAAGCCGAACATGCGCATGCCGCGCTTGGTCCACAGGTCGAGCTGTGACAGGTCGCTGCCCAGTGGGTAGGCGTTGAGCATGCTGATGAAGATGGCGAATTTGCCTTCGCCGTTCAGGCGTCGGAAGTCGTCCGGTGTGTAAGCGATGCCGACCTGGTTGGGGAAGTCGCGCACAATGCCGCTGATGATCTTGTAGCGCACTTCCTGCTGGTTGCGGGCCTCGTCGATGAAGCCAGGGGTGGGGCGGTGTGGCGCGTTCGGGCCGTTCCACAGCTCCGGCCAGCCGAAGACGGTCAGCGCCGCGCCGGACAGCCGGCCCTTGGCCGCCTTGGCCAGGTCGAACTGGCCACGGCCGTCCTTGTCTGCTTCGTAACCGGTGCTACCGTAGCCCAACGGCACGGTGACATGGCTGTCGAAGGAGAGCATGTGCTCATGCAGGTCGTTGGCCTGCTGCACGATTGCACGGGGGTAGCCGCCGTCCTGTTTCCAGAAGTAATAGCCGGCGGCTCCACCCAGGGCGGCCACCAGGGCCAGGGGCAGGCCGATGTACAAGGCTTTGCGGGAGCGGGTCTTGGTCATTGCCATCTCGTTGCAGGGCTGATCGGTTCCGGCCTGGCGGCGCGGTGGGCGCTAGGGCAGGGCTCGGGTATCAGGTGGACGAATGGCGGGCGGGTAAATTTATCGGTGGGCGAGCATCAAGTTTGCGCGCGTGGCGCCGATACTCCAGTCATTGAAAGGACCCACCGTGGAGGATTAAAGGAATGGTAGGTATCAACAACGTCAGCAGCGGCATCGCCACGCAACTGGTCAAAGGGCAGGCCAAAGAAGACGAGAAGTCGCCGGCTACTGTCGCGGTAGACCTCAAAGGCACCGGCGAATCAGGCAAGCCTGCCGGCGCAAAGAAGGCCGAGGATGACGAGGGTAGCGGCGAGCCGTCGTACATTCAGCAAATGCGCGAGATGATCAGGCAATTGCAGAAGCAGATGGCCGAAGAGCAGCGTCAGCTGGCGAAGATCGCCGCGCAGGAAATGGACGACACCACGAAAGCGACGATGATTCTCGCCAAGCAGTCGAGCATTGCCACCTTGAGCGGGCAAATACAGGCAGCGACCGCGAAGTTGCTTGATGCACTGACCAAGACCGGCGGCAACAGTGCCGGTGGCATGGTATCCACCCAGGCCTGAAAACCCCCGGTTTCATCCCACAACGCCCCGCTTGCGCGGGGCGTTGTCGTTTCAGTCCTGCGCCAGGCGCGCACGCTGTCTTTCGCTCTTGTATTGCATGGCCACCGCCGGCGCTGGCTTGGCACTGCCGGTTTCCAGCCACTGGCGCATGCGGCTGGCGTCGGCGAAGTGGGTGTACTTGCCGAAGGCGTCGAGGATCACCATGGCCACCGGCCGGTTGTCCATCTTCGTCAGCAGCACCAGGCAGTGCCCCGCCTCGTTGGTGAAGCCGGTCTTGGTCAGCTTGATGTCCCAGTTGCTCTTGTTCACCAGGTGATCGGTGTTACGGAAACCCAGGGTGTAATTGGGCTTGCGGAACGCCACGGTCTTTTCGCGGGTGACCGACAGCTCGCTGAGCATCGGGTACTTGCGCGAGGCCATCAACAGCTTGGCCAGGTCCTGGGCGGTGGAGACGTTCAAGGTCGACAGGCCGGTCGGCTCGACGTAGCGGGTGTGGCTCATGCCCAGGCTGCGGGCCTTGGCGTTCATCGCCTTGATAAACGCGCCGTAGCCACCGGGGTAGTGGTTGGCCAGTGAGTTGGCCGCACGGTTTTCCGACGACATCAGGGTGATCAGCAACGTCTCGCGACGGTTCAGCTCGCTGCCCAGCCGTACCCGGGAATACACGCCTTTCATCTCCGGGTTGTTGGCGATGGTCATGGTGAGCATCTCGTCCATGGGCAGCTTGGCGTCGAGCACGACCATCGCGGTCATCAACTTGGTGACCGAGGCGATGGGGCGCACGCGATCGGCGTGGCTGGAATACAGCTCCTTGTTGGTGTTGAGGTCGATCAACAGGGCGCTGCCGGACGCCAGGTGCAGTTTGCTCGGGTCACGCTGGACCTGGGCCGGGGGTTGTGCAGCAGCGGTCGACGGTAGGGTCGCGGTTCCTGTGAGCAACAGCAGCAGGCTGAGGATGGACAGGGAAGTTTTCACGTTGAGGCTCACTAAATGTTGGTATGTCGTTGGCTGTGCAAGGGTTTCCCCCAAAAAACCGTTGCATTCTGGAGTATGGCCGAACGGCTGTCGAATGCCTTATATCCAAAGGGCGTAACGTGAACGAAATTTAATCCGGTACCAATTCTGCACCAATGACTGCCGATTCCCCCTTGGCAAGCTCGGACAAGTCACTCGCTGAATTCATTGAAGTGGGGAAGACGCTGGCGGGCAGCGCCGATTTGAGCTATTGCTTCGATCTTGATCAACCACTCAAGGCGCGTGAGATGAAGCGATTACTGCTGTTGGCTTTGCTGGTAGCGTCAGGCGCGGCTCAGGCTGGTATTCCACTGCTGAACGCAACATGCCCTGGGAAAATTGAAGTCCACGCGGACGAGGGCGGCCCGATCTACATCAATGGCAAAGAGGGCAAACTGAAGAAGTTCAACGAGAACTACTTCGAAGCCAAAGCCAGCGGAGTGACCATTTCGCTATCGATCAACCCGGACGGCTCCCCGAGCGTCTCATACACCGGAAGGAACCGGGCCAACGGCATTTGCCAGGTGAAGGCGCAGGGCTCTTAGGCTCTGTATGAAAAGCCTTGATACTCGGTGATGCTGCGTTGAAAACAGCCTGGTGCGCCAGCCCGGTCGGAATGCTCATTTACAACCCGTAAAGTCGGCGCGACTCCGACCGTTCCTCGGCTGTTTTCGCCTTGCCTGACCTTCGTCTCAAGGCTTTTCATACAGAGCCTAGATCGAAGTTACGATCGCAAGAGCCAGCTGCTCATCAGACATATAAGGTTGGCTGTAGGCTGAATGGTAGTACCGGACAGCTTGCTCAAATTGAGCTCCCCGTATCTCGCCACCTGAACCGATAAACGCCAGTGCGTCGGCTTTTGCCGATTTCATATTGGTATTCCAGACCGTCAGCGCCGTGGTCCCCCCAACAATTATAAAGGGGAGTAGTGTCGTACCATACGTCGCACTTTCGAATGGATCACTCGTTTCGTGCGCCATTGTAGGAGCGCAAGCACAGGCCAATAAAATCATGCCTAGAGTTCTCAAGAGGTCCATCCCCAACTTGCTTCCTGCTGCCCGGTAGAAGGGCGCTACCATAGCAGGGAAACAGGTTTCTGGCGTTACGCTCTGTACGTAAAGCCTTGATGTAACGTCAAGCAAATTTAACCCGGCGCGCTTGGCGCCGCCCCTCCATGGTCAACCGGACGACCTGCCATGACACTCGGTATCGATTTCACCGACCAGGCGACCAGCCTGCATCACGATGCAATTCTAAAACCCTTGCGCGCATTCAACGATGGCGTGATCGGCTCGCCCGGCGCGGCCACTGTCGCCTGGACGCTACGCGATCCTGCCAACGATGAAATCGTCGGTGGCCTTTATGCCAGGCTCGGCGGGGGTTGGATGTTCGTCGAACTGCTGGTGGTGCCCGAGCGGATGCGCGGGCAGGGCTGTGGGCGTGAACTGATGGCCAGGGCCGAGGCTCTGGCAAGGGAGAAGGGCTGTGGCGGGATCTGGCTCGACACCTTCAGCTTCCAGGCGCCGGACTTTTACCGCAAGCTGGGGTTCGAAGTCTTTGGCGAGATTGCCGATTTCCCGCCTGGACATACCCGCTATTTTCTGCACAAGCGCCTGGCCTGGCTCGCGGGGACTTAACCAACCCGCAACCAGATCGCCGAGGCGTCGTCGCTCATCTTGAAGCGCGGATAGCGCAGGCAGGCCGCATCGTCGTGCTCGATGCCGCGCAACGTGCGCGCCAGGTCATCGAGGCCATGAGCCAGCAGGCGCTCGATGAAACCGGCCGGGTCGTAGGCCCGGTAGGTGTCGAACAGCGCCGCGAAACCGTCGCTCATCAACAGGATATCGTCGCCTCGGGCCACTGGAGCGCGACTGTAGAGCGTCCCTTCCCGGGACAACTGGGCATCGATGCCTAGCACGGCCCGGGGGCGTTCACGGGCTACCCGTCGGTCAGCCAGCACAGCTGGGGTGCGCACGCCATGGGCGCCGGTGCCGGGGCCAAGTGCCGTAGCCTCGGCACGCTCGGCCTCGCGGTCGGGCTCCGGGGTGAGGAAGTGAATTCCGCGCGCGCTGCGGTGCAGCACCACGCAGTCGGCCAGGTGCGCGCAGACCAGCTCTTCGCCTTCCAGCGCCACGGCGGCAAAGGCGGCACGTGGCAACTCCCAGGTGGCCACGGGCTCACGCTGGCGGTCTTGCAGATAGGCCTGGGCGATCGAGTCGAAGACTGACGCGCAGACCTGCCGCAGCGGCCCCGACGCCATGGCGAAGGCACGCTGGGCCGTGGCCGAGAGCCAGGCCGCGCCGCCGCGCTCACCCAGCAGGCCTGGGGCGCCGAGGTCGGTGGCGCCGTCGATCACCCAGGCATGACGGTCGGCACTGCCGAGGCGGTCGTCATTGGGCACATCGGTCTTGCCGGCCAGGCTCAGGGACTGGATCAGGTCGAAATGCATGGAGAACTCCGGATCGATGGGGTGCGACAACCTTGAACGCTGGGCCACCGAGCGTCAAATATCAGGGCGTGGGTGGGCGGTCCCAGCAGTCGCTGTCCAGGGCGCAGACGCCGTACTGCCGGT includes:
- a CDS encoding chemotaxis protein CheB; the encoded protein is MNSVRAIVIGASAGGVSALFSVLGALPDDFAIPVLCVLHLPDDRHSQLAEVLQRRLRRPVREAFDKARIEPGLIYVAGPGYHLSVERDCTLSLSQEEPVHFSRPAIDFLFESAADAYGPELLGVLLTGANEDGARGLLHIRQSGGRTVVQDPREAQVALMPEAALALHDPDHILSLSGIGQLLATLEPSAC
- a CDS encoding protein-glutamate O-methyltransferase CheR, coding for MTSERNTDIEIRLLIEAIYLKYSYDFRDYSGASIKRRILHAVRQFDCRTVSSLQERVLHDPGMFLELLQYLTIPVSEMFRDPGHFLALRNEVVPLLRTWPSLKIWIAGCSTGEEVYSMAILLREEGLLERTILYATDINPHSLERAKQGIYSMQSMREYEENYRKAGGRRDFSEYYTSAYGNAIMDASLRDNVTFADHSLATDSVFSETQLVSCRNVLIYFNKGLQDRALGLFHESLCHRGFLVLGSKESVDFSAYGERFEPLVRPERIYRKT
- a CDS encoding protein phosphatase 2C domain-containing protein is translated as MHFDLIQSLSLAGKTDVPNDDRLGSADRHAWVIDGATDLGAPGLLGERGGAAWLSATAQRAFAMASGPLRQVCASVFDSIAQAYLQDRQREPVATWELPRAAFAAVALEGEELVCAHLADCVVLHRSARGIHFLTPEPDREAERAEATALGPGTGAHGVRTPAVLADRRVARERPRAVLGIDAQLSREGTLYSRAPVARGDDILLMSDGFAALFDTYRAYDPAGFIERLLAHGLDDLARTLRGIEHDDAACLRYPRFKMSDDASAIWLRVG
- a CDS encoding N-acetyltransferase; this encodes MTLGIDFTDQATSLHHDAILKPLRAFNDGVIGSPGAATVAWTLRDPANDEIVGGLYARLGGGWMFVELLVVPERMRGQGCGRELMARAEALAREKGCGGIWLDTFSFQAPDFYRKLGFEVFGEIADFPPGHTRYFLHKRLAWLAGT
- a CDS encoding response regulator; translated protein: MSEDAQDVVLVVEDESAIRMILRDYLAGEGYHVLVAEDGEQAFAILASKPHLDLMVTDFRLPGGISGVEIAEPAVKLRPDLKVIFISGYPAEILESGSPIARKAPILAKPFDLDTLHEQIQALLR
- a CDS encoding DUF2388 domain-containing protein, with the translated sequence MVAPFYRAAGSKLGMDLLRTLGMILLACACAPTMAHETSDPFESATYGTTLLPFIIVGGTTALTVWNTNMKSAKADALAFIGSGGEIRGAQFEQAVRYYHSAYSQPYMSDEQLALAIVTSI
- the pbpG gene encoding D-alanyl-D-alanine endopeptidase, producing the protein MKTSLSILSLLLLLTGTATLPSTAAAQPPAQVQRDPSKLHLASGSALLIDLNTNKELYSSHADRVRPIASVTKLMTAMVVLDAKLPMDEMLTMTIANNPEMKGVYSRVRLGSELNRRETLLITLMSSENRAANSLANHYPGGYGAFIKAMNAKARSLGMSHTRYVEPTGLSTLNVSTAQDLAKLLMASRKYPMLSELSVTREKTVAFRKPNYTLGFRNTDHLVNKSNWDIKLTKTGFTNEAGHCLVLLTKMDNRPVAMVILDAFGKYTHFADASRMRQWLETGSAKPAPAVAMQYKSERQRARLAQD
- a CDS encoding aminotransferase class V-fold PLP-dependent enzyme produces the protein MTDRRAFLKQAAALAASLPLLPSALAATATPASLQGPDKWRQLRQLFPLAPDVAHFANFLITAHPRPVQDAINRHRATLDHNPAVCMDWESQYEWQREDEVREWAGRYLDVRPRQVALTGSTTEGLGMIYGGLHVASHQEILTTEHEHYSTHNCLAFRQRQHGTQVRKLRLFDKPGDVSTDRVLSVIDRSIRPETRVLGMTWVHSGSGVKLPVGAIGELVRQHNRNRDEAERIVYVVDGVHGFGVENARFADFNCDYFIAGTHKWMFGPRGTGIICAASEKMQHLTPTFATFSRNEDFGTIMTPGGYHAFEHRWALGEAFKLHLELGKADVQARIHQLNDYLKARLAEHRAVELVTPASREFSAGFTFFRIKDRDPDAVAAYLNANKVMVDAVDRDAGPVIRFAPSLLNDEQQVDRAMALLRTQIG
- a CDS encoding hybrid sensor histidine kinase/response regulator — its product is MLSHITAKLLIVDDLPENLLALDALLHGDDREVYQAQSADEALSLLLEHEFALAILDVQMPGMNGFELAELMRGMEKTRNIPIVFVSAAGREMNYAFKGYESGAVDFLHKPLETLAVKSKVSVFVDLFRQRKALDRQLQALEQGRQEQELLLNQLQLARGELERAVRMRDDFMSIVSHEVRTPLNGLILETQLRRMHLSRGNLAAFSEDKLKAMVERDERQINSLIRLVEDMLDVSRIRTGKLSIRPRAFDLGQLVRGLVENFAAQASAVDTVIELQRCDALQGEWDEFRIEQVVANLLSNALRYGNRKPVQVRVFEEDAMACVQVQDQGIGIDAQNQQRIFQQFERVAAQQASGGLGLGLYISEQIILAHGGRIQVHSQVGAGSTFTVQLPLSVLPHACDQTRATSA
- the pvdM gene encoding pyoverdine-tailoring dipeptidase-like protein PvdM; its protein translation is MTKTRSRKALYIGLPLALVAALGGAAGYYFWKQDGGYPRAIVQQANDLHEHMLSFDSHVTVPLGYGSTGYEADKDGRGQFDLAKAAKGRLSGAALTVFGWPELWNGPNAPHRPTPGFIDEARNQQEVRYKIISGIVRDFPNQVGIAYTPDDFRRLNGEGKFAIFISMLNAYPLGSDLSQLDLWTKRGMRMFGFSYTGNNAWADSSRPLPFFNDTPDAFGGLSPLGEQAVKRLNDLGVIIDVSQMSTLALEDVARLSRAPFVASHSAPRALVDIPRNLSDKEMQLIKDSGGVLQVVAFTTYLKPLSKPTLEKLEALRARFDLQPLQGLTNALMPGDPIIAIWPEARFGEYASSLYAIVDEEPRAGLKEYVDAIDYAVKKMGIDHVGISSDFNDGGGVTGFMNVGEIRNVTAELLTRGYSETDIAKLWAGNFLRVWGQVQKAANPVAQLANTAQETRHD